The Pan troglodytes isolate AG18354 chromosome 1, NHGRI_mPanTro3-v2.0_pri, whole genome shotgun sequence genome includes a region encoding these proteins:
- the PDC gene encoding phosducin, which yields MEEAKSQSLEEDFEGQATHTGPKGVINDWRKFKLESQDSDSIPPSKKEILRQMSSPQSRNGKDSKERVSRKMSIQEYELIHKEKEDENCLRKYRRQCMQDMHQKLSFGPRYGFVYELETGEQFLETIEKELKITTIVVHIYEDGIKGCDALNSSLTCLAAEYPIVKFCKIKASNTGAGDRFSLDVLPTLLIYKGGELISNFISVAEQFAEEFFAGDVESFLNEYGLLPEREVHALEHTKIEEEDVE from the exons ATGGAAGAAGCCAAAAGCCAAAGTTTGGAGGAAGACTTTGAAGGACAGGCCACACATACAG GACCCAAAGGAGTAATAAATGATTGGAGAAAGTTTAAATTAGAGAGTCAAGACAGTGATTCAATTCCACCTAGCAAGAAGGAGATTCTCAGGCAAATGTCTTCTCCTCAGAGTAGGAATGGCAAAGATTCAAAGGAACGAGTCAGCAGAAAG ATGAGCATTCAAGAATATGAACTAATCCATAAAGAGAAAGAGGATGAAAACTGCCTTCGTAAATACCGTAGACAGTGTATGCAGGATATGCACCAGAAGCTGAGTTTTGGGCCTAGATACGGGTTTGTGTATGAGCTGGAAACTGGAGAGCAATTCCtagaaacaattgaaaaggaactGAAGATCACCACAATTGTTGTTCACATTTATGAAGATGGTATTAAGGGTTGTGATGCTCTAAACAGTAGTTTAACATGCCTTGCAGCAGAATACCCTATAGTtaagttttgtaaaataaaagctTCCAATACAGGTGCTGGGGACCGCTTTTCCTTAGATGTACTTCCTACACTGCTCATCTATAAAGGTGGGGAACTCATAAGCAATTTTATTAGTGTTGCTGAACAGTTTGCTGAAGAATTTTTTGCTGGGGATGTGGAGTCTTTCCTAAATGAATATGGGTTACTACCTGAAAGAGAGGTACATGCCCTAGAGCATACCAAAATAGAAGAAGAAGATGTTGAATGA